From Halorientalis litorea:
CGCCGAGGTGGGCGTCGGTTCCCAGCGTCGCGAGCGCGTCGTGCGCGCCTTCCGGCACACGCATCGCGTCCGCGTCCGCCGCACGGAGTGCCGACAGCAGGTCGTCTATGGTTGGGTTGCCGTCGGCCTGCGCGGCGACGGCGGCCATCCCGGCCCGGTGTGGTTCCGGGTCGAGGGCGTCGGCCCGCGCCGCGAACGCCTCGAAGTAGGCCGTCACGAGGGCGTCCGGGGCCGCCCCGAGTGTCTCGTCGAGAGCCGTCCGGACCACGGCTTCGCGGGAGTCGGTGCGCGTGAGGAGCGTCCCTTCGAGCGCGAAGAAGACCGCCGTCGTCATCGGTCGTCGCCGCTGGCGTCGTCCAAGTCGACGGGG
This genomic window contains:
- a CDS encoding HAD family hydrolase; this encodes MTTAVFFALEGTLLTRTDSREAVVRTALDETLGAAPDALVTAYFEAFAARADALDPEPHRAGMAAVAAQADGNPTIDDLLSALRAADADAMRVPEGAHDALATLGTDAHLGVLTNGDRAWTLDRIAAHDLPIQTVVTAAEAGARKPDPAPFELARDRVAADEYVLVGDDYERDVEGARAAGFVPIHYEESGPNFWKTLDALA